From the Kribbella sp. CA-293567 genome, the window GACCTGCGGCAGTGGAGCGCGGAGCCGGGGTCCGTCGACGTGATCGTCACCAACGCGACCCTGCAGTGGATTCCCGAGCAGCTCGACCTGCTGCCAGGCTTCGTGCGGGCGCTCGCTCCGGGTGGGTGGCTGGCGATCCAGATCCCCGGCAACGGGAACGCGCCCTCGCACGCGATCCTTCGCGAACTGGCGGCGACCGACCCGTACGCCGAGTACGCGAAGGACAAGTCGCTCCGCCCGGACGTGCCTGGCCCGGCCGAGTATGTCGCAGCGCTCACGGCCGAAGGCTGCACGGTCGACGCCTGGGAGACGACGTACAGCCATGTCCTGCAAGGGAAGAACGCCATACTGGAGTGGGTCAAGGGCACCGGCGCCCGGCCCGTCCTGCAGTCACTGCCCGACGACCTGCGCGAGCGGTTCGAGGCGGAGTACGGGGCTCGGCTGAACGACGCTTACCCGCCGAAGCCGTTCGGTACGGTGCTTCCGTTCCGCCGGATCTTCGCCGTCGCCCGGAAGGACAGCTGATGAGACTCGACCACGTGCAGGTGTCCTGCCCGCCCGGCGGCGAAGAGGTGGCGCGCGCCTTCTACCGCGACACCCTCGGAATGACGGAGCTGGAGAAGCCGCCACTGCTCGCGGCGCGCGGCGGCTGCTGGTTCAAGGACGGTGACGCCGAGCTTCACGTCGGCGTCGAGGCGGACTTCGCTCCCGCACTGAAGGCGCACCCGGCTCTTGCAGTCGATGATCTGGATGCTCTGGCCGAAACCCTGCAGGAGAAGGGTTATCCGGTCACCTGGGACAACGAGACGATCCCGGGCCGTCGGCGGTTTCACACCGCCGACGGCCACGGGAACCGGATCGAACTCGTCTGACCGACCCCGGCAACTTCCGCCGGGTTACTCGGTGGCCAGAGCTCCGGCCGGCGCGACCTTCGCCGCGCGCCGGGCAGGCAGGATCGAGGCCAGCAGTCCGGCCACCGCCGCGACCAGCGCGATGGTGATCAGCAGCCGGCCCGGTACGGCGTACTGCAGCGGCCCGTCGATCTGGCCACCCATCAGTGCCGCTGTTCCGGTCCACCCGTAGAGCAGGCCGAGGCCGATGCCGAGTCCGGCCGCGACGAGTGCCATCAGCAGCGACTCGACCGCGAGCATGCCGCGCAACTGGTTCCTGGTCAGCCCCATCGCCCGGAGCAACGCGTTCTCCCGGGTCCGCTCCAGGACCGACAGGCTGAGCGTGTTGCCGACCCCGACCAGCGCGATCAGCACCGACACCGCGAGCAGGCCGACCGCGACCAGCAGCAGAACGTCGAACACCTGGGTGTAGAAGCTCCGCTCCGGCAACCCACCGGAGATGTTCAGCGATTTCACGGTGGGCAGCGACTGCTTGAGGTCGTCCATCACCTTCGGGCCGTCGGCCTTCGGGTCGGAAGCCAGCCAGTAGCCGGTCACCGCGGCGTTCGGCGCGAGCTTCTGCAGATCTGTCTGGGTGACGGTGATCGGATCCAGCCCGTGAGCCTGCTGGACCTTGAGAGTGAGCTCCTGCTGACCCGAGACGATGGTGACGGTCGCGCCGTTCTCCACCTTCAGCATGTACATCGTGTTGCGATCCACCAGCGCCGTACCGGGTTGCAACCGGCCGGCCAGGACCGGATCGTGGATGACCGAGCCGGCTACGGCCTGGTCGATCCCGGTGAGCTCGAGGGTCTCACCCCCGGACTTGACGGTCGCGGTCTTCACCGGCACCACCTCGGTGATGCCCTTGATGTCGCCGAGCTGCTTGGCCGCGGTGGCCGGCAGCTTCTCCTCGTACACCCGGACGGTGACGTCGACCGGGTACTCCTTGTCCATCGTGACGTCGAAGGTCTTGCGGACCGAGGCGATCCCGACGCAGGTCAGGCTGATCAGCGTGACCCCGATCAGCAGCGCCGAGGTGGTCGCCGCCGTACGGCGCGGGTTGCGGACGGCGTTGGCGACGGCGATCCGTGCGGGCACCCCACCCTTGCGGGCAGGCAGCGCGCCCAGCAACCGGACCAGGGCGGGCACCAGCAGGGAACCGATCGCCAGCACTCCGCAGAAGGAGATCACGCCTCCCGCGACCCCGGCGACCACCTGGCTCGACTGCGCACCGAGAGCCAGCAGCGCACCGCCGCCGGCCAGCAGCAGGAAGCCGAGGGTCAGCCGCAGTACGCCGGCCTTGGACTTGGCGACGGGCGCCGCGTCGGGGCGGAGGGCGGCGAGCGGAGCGACTCGGGTCGCCCGCCGTGCCGGTACGACAGCCGCCACGATGGTGACGATCGTGCCGAGCAGCAGCGGGACGAAGACCGAGACGAGGCCGAGGTGCAGGTCGACCGGAGGCAGGCCCCAGTCGAAGCTCCGGGCCAGCGTCAGGGCGATCGCGGACAGCGCGACGCCGAAGACCACACCGATGCCGGAGGCAACCAGCCCGACCAGGCTCGCCTCGGCCAGTACCGAGGAGAAGACCTGGCGGCGGGACGCTCCGACGCAGCGCAGCAGTGCCATCTCGCGGGTCCGCTGGGCGATCACGATGGTGAAGGTGTTGGCGATCACCAGACAGGCGACGAACAGGGCGATCACCGCGAACATCCCGAAGACGCCACCGAGGACGTCGATGCCGTTGGTGATCTGCTTGACCTCGTGGTCGATCCAGCCTTCGCCGGTGAAGACCTCGAGGCCGGGGTTGACCGCGCCGGTGATCGCCGCGGCCAGGGCGGCCTGGTCGACGCCGGGAGCGGCCGCGATCTTGACCTGGTCGATGTAGCCCTCCGGCTGGAAGGTCTTCAGGGTGTCGGCCGTCGCGACGGCGCTGCCGCCGCCGAGCGAGGCGCTGTCGTCGACCAGGCCGACCACCTTCACCCGGTAGTTCTTGCCTTCCCAGGTGCTGAGCTTGAGCTCCTGGCCGACCGTGACCTTGTACTTCTCGGCCAGGCCGGCCGGCAGCGCGATCTCGTTCTTTGCCTCCGGCAACTTGCCGGAGGTGGCGGTCGGCCCGGCGATCTTCGAGGTGTCGTAGAGCGCGGCGATCGGCAGGTTGTCGGGACGGACCTGACCGGCCCACTGCACCTGCAGGTACGCCGAGGTCGCGATCACCACCGAGGCCGCCTGCGGCAGCTTCTTGATCGCCTCGGTGTCCTTGGTGGTGACCGACTCACGGTCGGACCTGACCACCGCGTCGACGCCGGCGTTCTGCTTGCCGATCGTCTCGTCGATGCCGTGGGTGGCCGACGAGTGCGCGGTCATCGCCAGGGTGCCGAAGCCGACCCCCAGCACGATCGCCAGACAGGCGGCGACCAGGCGGCCCAGGTGGGCGCGCAGCGAGGAGAGAATGGAGCGTCGCACGGGTCAGGCCCCCAGCTGCCGCAGGGCGCCGAGCACGGATTCGGGGGTCGGGTCGGTGAGCTCACCGGCGAGCTTGCCATCGGCAAGCATCACCACCCGGTCGGCGTACGACGCCGCGAGCGGGTCGTGGGTGACCATCACGACGGTCTGACCGAACTCGCGGACCGAACGGCGCAGGAAGCCGAGCACCTCGGCGCCGGAGCGGGAGTCCAGGTTGCCGGTCGGCTCGTCGGCGAAGACCACCTCGGGCCGGCCGACCAGGGCGCGGGCGACGGCGACGCGCTGCTGCTGACCGCCGGACAGCTCCGACGGGCGGTGGGTGAGCCGGTCCTGCAGGCCGAGGACGTCGATCAGGGTGTTCATCCACTCCTGGTCGGGCTTGCGGTTGCCGAGCTCCAGCGGGAGCAGGATGTTGTCCTTGGCCGACAGCATCGGCAGCAGGTTGAAGGACTGGAAGACGAAGCCGATCCGGTCGCGCCGGATCTTGGTCAGCGCGGCGTCCGGCAGCTGGGTCAGCTCGGTCTCGCCCAGCAGCACCTGGCCCGAGGTCGGCGTGTCCAGACCCGCCAGGCAGTGCATCAGCGTCGACTTGCCGGAGCCCGACGGACCCATGATCGCGGTGAACCGGCCCACGCCGAAGTCGACGGAGACCCCGTCGAGCGCGGCGACCGCGGTGTCGCCCTGGCCGTAGACCTTGCGGAGGACGTGGGCGCGGATCGCGGTACGGGCGGCGGCGTCCTGCGGCAAACGCCCGAGCCCGAGCTCGCCGGTCTGGATGGTCATCGTTCTCCTCGAAATGCCGGGGGCGAGACGTTCTCGCCCACACTCCAGAAGTTAGTCACCGCGGCGCCCGGAAGAGTCGGACCAGGGAATGGACTCCCCGTACGACCTAGGTCGTACTTTTCCCTGCCCAGTCAGTGATCTCGTACGCCACACTGCCGGGCCCTGAC encodes:
- a CDS encoding trans-aconitate 2-methyltransferase — protein: MRTSPVWNPEQYNKYADERGRPFADLVARVRAEQPGLVVDLGCGPGNLTATLVHRWPGATVLGVDSSPEMIEEARPLATEQLSFEVGDLRQWSAEPGSVDVIVTNATLQWIPEQLDLLPGFVRALAPGGWLAIQIPGNGNAPSHAILRELAATDPYAEYAKDKSLRPDVPGPAEYVAALTAEGCTVDAWETTYSHVLQGKNAILEWVKGTGARPVLQSLPDDLRERFEAEYGARLNDAYPPKPFGTVLPFRRIFAVARKDS
- a CDS encoding VOC family protein; the encoded protein is MRLDHVQVSCPPGGEEVARAFYRDTLGMTELEKPPLLAARGGCWFKDGDAELHVGVEADFAPALKAHPALAVDDLDALAETLQEKGYPVTWDNETIPGRRRFHTADGHGNRIELV
- a CDS encoding ABC transporter permease, giving the protein MRRSILSSLRAHLGRLVAACLAIVLGVGFGTLAMTAHSSATHGIDETIGKQNAGVDAVVRSDRESVTTKDTEAIKKLPQAASVVIATSAYLQVQWAGQVRPDNLPIAALYDTSKIAGPTATSGKLPEAKNEIALPAGLAEKYKVTVGQELKLSTWEGKNYRVKVVGLVDDSASLGGGSAVATADTLKTFQPEGYIDQVKIAAAPGVDQAALAAAITGAVNPGLEVFTGEGWIDHEVKQITNGIDVLGGVFGMFAVIALFVACLVIANTFTIVIAQRTREMALLRCVGASRRQVFSSVLAEASLVGLVASGIGVVFGVALSAIALTLARSFDWGLPPVDLHLGLVSVFVPLLLGTIVTIVAAVVPARRATRVAPLAALRPDAAPVAKSKAGVLRLTLGFLLLAGGGALLALGAQSSQVVAGVAGGVISFCGVLAIGSLLVPALVRLLGALPARKGGVPARIAVANAVRNPRRTAATTSALLIGVTLISLTCVGIASVRKTFDVTMDKEYPVDVTVRVYEEKLPATAAKQLGDIKGITEVVPVKTATVKSGGETLELTGIDQAVAGSVIHDPVLAGRLQPGTALVDRNTMYMLKVENGATVTIVSGQQELTLKVQQAHGLDPITVTQTDLQKLAPNAAVTGYWLASDPKADGPKVMDDLKQSLPTVKSLNISGGLPERSFYTQVFDVLLLVAVGLLAVSVLIALVGVGNTLSLSVLERTRENALLRAMGLTRNQLRGMLAVESLLMALVAAGLGIGLGLLYGWTGTAALMGGQIDGPLQYAVPGRLLITIALVAAVAGLLASILPARRAAKVAPAGALATE
- a CDS encoding ABC transporter ATP-binding protein is translated as MTIQTGELGLGRLPQDAAARTAIRAHVLRKVYGQGDTAVAALDGVSVDFGVGRFTAIMGPSGSGKSTLMHCLAGLDTPTSGQVLLGETELTQLPDAALTKIRRDRIGFVFQSFNLLPMLSAKDNILLPLELGNRKPDQEWMNTLIDVLGLQDRLTHRPSELSGGQQQRVAVARALVGRPEVVFADEPTGNLDSRSGAEVLGFLRRSVREFGQTVVMVTHDPLAASYADRVVMLADGKLAGELTDPTPESVLGALRQLGA